In Mytilus galloprovincialis chromosome 1, xbMytGall1.hap1.1, whole genome shotgun sequence, the following are encoded in one genomic region:
- the LOC143073700 gene encoding protein lin-37 homolog, producing the protein MTSVKGVAEVSSARSRLDATLQLMVDKKDEGHVSSEDEISQSELATSVSSPVVSPSKRAANRSARKRKRKEDFDFSDGQVHHQYIMKLFDRSVDLAQFDEDSPLYPICRSWLKNRPYDRDANDKDKLSSPEHEAHSDEEIDGIPNVYLMPKPIKAEPDDTRDYRIPEPLPNTDAPLDINADPDTAPPPEQLLLGHMSRWKDVRIRWREAGFQNESRFADSMNLIREIFENQMKEG; encoded by the exons gtgTTGCAGAGGTGAGCTCTGCAAGAAGTAGATTAGATGCAACATTACAGTTAATGGTTGATAAGAAAGATGAGGG gcaTGTCTCGAGTGAAGATGAAATATCCCAGTCAGAACTAGCTACAAG TGTTTCATCACCAGTTGTGTCACCAAGTAAACGAGCAGCAAACAGATCAGCTAGAAAACGtaaaagaaaagaagattttgATTTCAGTGATGGACAGGTTCATC ATCAGTACATAATGAAGTTATTTGACAGAAGTGTAGATCTTGCCCAGTTTGATGAAGATTCACCATTATACCCTATCTGTAGATCATGGTTAAAGAATCGTCCATACGACAGAGATGCCAACGACAAAGACAAGTTATCATCTCCAGAACATGAGGCACACAGTGATGAAGAG atAGATGGCATACCAAATGTATACCTGATGCCAAAGCCAATAAAAGCTGAGCCAGATGATACAAGAGACTACAGAATACCAGAACCATTACCAAACACAGATGCACCATTAGATATAAATGca gaTCCAGATACTGCACCACCCCCTGAACAGTTACTGTTAGGACACATGTCCAGATGGAAAGATGTCAGAATAAG ATGGAGAGAAGCAGGATTCCAAAATGAGTCTAGATTTGCAGACAGTATGAACTTAATCagggaaatatttgaaaatcagatGAAAGAAGGATGA